One region of Bactrocera neohumeralis isolate Rockhampton chromosome 5, APGP_CSIRO_Bneo_wtdbg2-racon-allhic-juicebox.fasta_v2, whole genome shotgun sequence genomic DNA includes:
- the LOC126758793 gene encoding obg-like ATPase 1 isoform X2, with translation MPPKKQEEPERKPLIGRIGTNLRIGIVGVPNVGKSTFFNVLTKSAAPAENFPFCTIDPNENKVPVPDERFDFLCDYHKPASKVPAFLNVVDIAGLVKGASEGQGLGNAFLSHISACDAIFHLCRAFEDPDVTHVEGEVNPVRDLDIISEELRLKDEEKLMQNLDKLEKVVARGGDKKLKPEYDSMLKIKGVLVDEKKQLRFADWNAHDIETLNKYLFLTTKPVIYLVNLSEKDFIRKKNKWLPKIKEWVDKHDPGAVIIPFSGAFEHTLAEKDDLERKEYEEEVKCKSQLDKIIVTGYKALQLEYFFTAGVDEVKAWTIQKGTKAPQAAGRIHTDFEKGFIMAEVMHFHDFKEEGSEAAAKSAGKYRQQGRNYVVEDGDIIFFKFNAGAGLKDAKKK, from the exons atgcCACCTAAAAAGCAAGAAGAGCCCGAGCGCAAACCCCTAATTGGTCGTATTGGCACTAACTTACGCATCGGTATTGTAGGTGTGCCTAATGTAGGCAAGTCAACTTTCTTCAACGTACTGACGAAGAGTGCTGCGCCGGCGGAAAACTTCCCTTTCTGTACCATCGATCCCAATGAGAATAA GGTACCAGTGCCTGATGAGCGCTTCGATTTTCTTTGTGATTATCATAAGCCAGCATC aaaagtgCCTGCCTTCCTCAACGTAGTAGATATTGCCGGTCTAGTAAAGGGCGCATCTGAAGGTCAGGGTCTTGGTAATGCCTTCTTGTCACATATTAGTGCATGTGATGCTATTTTCCACTTGTGTCGCGCTTTCGAAGACCCTGATGTTACACATGTGGAAGGAGAAGTAAATCCAGTGCGTGATTTGGATATCATTTCAGAGGAGCTACGACTTAAGGATGAAGAGAAGCTTATGCAGAATTTAGATAAATTAGAAAAAGTAGTTGCGAGGGGTGGAGATAAAAAGCTCAAACCCGAATATGATTCGATGCTAAAAATTAAAGGCGTTTTAGTGGATGAGAAAAAACAACTGAGATTTGCTGATTGGAATGCACATGAT ATTGAAACTCTGAATAAATATCTGTTCCTTACAACTAAGCCAGTGATTTATCTGGTAAATTTGTCGGAAAAGGACTTTATCCGTAAAAAGAACAAGTGGTTGCCTAAAATTAAAGAGTGGGTGGATAAACACGATCCCGGCGCAGTTATTATCCCCTTCTCTGGCGCTTTCGAACATACCTTAGCTGAAAAGGATGACCTGGAGCGAAAGGAGTATGAAGAAGAAGTTAAATGTAAAAGTCAATTAGATAAAATCATTGTAACTGGCTACAAAGCTTTACAACTTGAGTATTTTTTCACTGCCGGAGTCGACGAGGTCAAAGCTTGGACAATTCAG AAAGGTACCAAGGCCCCACAAGCCGCTGGCCGGATTCACACAGATTTCGAGAAAGGTTTCATAATGGCTGAAGTAATGCACTTTCACGACTTTAAGGAAGAAGGTTCAGAAGCTGCTGCTAAATCCGCTGGTAAATACCGTCAACAGGGACGTAATTATGTTGTCGAAGATGGCGACATaatattcttcaaatttaatgcggGTGCTGGTTTAAAGGATGCAAAGAAGAAATGA
- the LOC126758793 gene encoding obg-like ATPase 1 isoform X1, protein MPPKKQEEPERKPLIGRIGTNLRIGIVGVPNVGKSTFFNVLTKSAAPAENFPFCTIDPNESRVPVPDERFDFLCDYHKPASKVPAFLNVVDIAGLVKGASEGQGLGNAFLSHISACDAIFHLCRAFEDPDVTHVEGEVNPVRDLDIISEELRLKDEEKLMQNLDKLEKVVARGGDKKLKPEYDSMLKIKGVLVDEKKQLRFADWNAHDIETLNKYLFLTTKPVIYLVNLSEKDFIRKKNKWLPKIKEWVDKHDPGAVIIPFSGAFEHTLAEKDDLERKEYEEEVKCKSQLDKIIVTGYKALQLEYFFTAGVDEVKAWTIQKGTKAPQAAGRIHTDFEKGFIMAEVMHFHDFKEEGSEAAAKSAGKYRQQGRNYVVEDGDIIFFKFNAGAGLKDAKKK, encoded by the exons atgcCACCTAAAAAGCAAGAAGAGCCCGAGCGCAAACCCCTAATTGGTCGTATTGGCACTAACTTACGCATCGGTATTGTAGGTGTGCCTAATGTAGGCAAGTCAACTTTCTTCAACGTACTGACGAAGAGTGCTGCGCCGGCGGAAAACTTCCCTTTCTGTACCATCGATCCCAATGAGA GTAGGGTACCAGTGCCTGATGAGCGCTTCGATTTTCTTTGTGATTATCATAAGCCAGCATC aaaagtgCCTGCCTTCCTCAACGTAGTAGATATTGCCGGTCTAGTAAAGGGCGCATCTGAAGGTCAGGGTCTTGGTAATGCCTTCTTGTCACATATTAGTGCATGTGATGCTATTTTCCACTTGTGTCGCGCTTTCGAAGACCCTGATGTTACACATGTGGAAGGAGAAGTAAATCCAGTGCGTGATTTGGATATCATTTCAGAGGAGCTACGACTTAAGGATGAAGAGAAGCTTATGCAGAATTTAGATAAATTAGAAAAAGTAGTTGCGAGGGGTGGAGATAAAAAGCTCAAACCCGAATATGATTCGATGCTAAAAATTAAAGGCGTTTTAGTGGATGAGAAAAAACAACTGAGATTTGCTGATTGGAATGCACATGAT ATTGAAACTCTGAATAAATATCTGTTCCTTACAACTAAGCCAGTGATTTATCTGGTAAATTTGTCGGAAAAGGACTTTATCCGTAAAAAGAACAAGTGGTTGCCTAAAATTAAAGAGTGGGTGGATAAACACGATCCCGGCGCAGTTATTATCCCCTTCTCTGGCGCTTTCGAACATACCTTAGCTGAAAAGGATGACCTGGAGCGAAAGGAGTATGAAGAAGAAGTTAAATGTAAAAGTCAATTAGATAAAATCATTGTAACTGGCTACAAAGCTTTACAACTTGAGTATTTTTTCACTGCCGGAGTCGACGAGGTCAAAGCTTGGACAATTCAG AAAGGTACCAAGGCCCCACAAGCCGCTGGCCGGATTCACACAGATTTCGAGAAAGGTTTCATAATGGCTGAAGTAATGCACTTTCACGACTTTAAGGAAGAAGGTTCAGAAGCTGCTGCTAAATCCGCTGGTAAATACCGTCAACAGGGACGTAATTATGTTGTCGAAGATGGCGACATaatattcttcaaatttaatgcggGTGCTGGTTTAAAGGATGCAAAGAAGAAATGA